Proteins encoded together in one Pseudomonas sp. ADAK13 window:
- a CDS encoding DEAD/DEAH box helicase, which translates to MPLTSSLTKPLAPSWANRFKEQSLERGRRYALENRVRIVESGDSTIIASCEGSGGNVYRQTISLRESAKGTLILVDSRCTCPVHTNCKHIAAVLLKVQETLAYPAAAQDAELLEKLQAVLDNRVVLPQVVMEDVQPVPRLWLASIEFSAFEPRNGKMQRYIQHRAALSFNYLGNYVSGQKNADIIVRQEQQSLRIKRHPEVEQQFREQLRLLGFKIATRQSKALPESAGELFEMVNDSAWLNFTLNASPTLRAQGWELQIDEDFGFDLSAVDDWYASVDETPERDWFDLELGIIVNGERLSLLPILLNLMRSHTEILNPEKLARRRDDELILVNIPGLPNGHGPLQVALPYGRLKPVLATLGEFYLQEPGTTALRLAKADAIRLNPLEDLPLQWEGGEKIRNFAQRLRDIKDFSCEAPEGLNATLRPYQLEGLSWMQSLRQLDVGGILADDMGLGKTLQTLAHILSEKIAGRLDRPCMVVMPTSLIPNWLDEAAHFTPQLKVLALYGAGRKKHFPQLQDYDLLLTTYALLPKDIEQLAALPLHVLILDEAQYIKNPNSKAAQAARELNARQRLCLSGTPLENHLGELWSLFHFLLPGWLGDVKSFNRDYRVPIEKRGSDVRLQHLNGRIKPFLLRRTKEQVATELPPKTEIIHWVDLNEAQRDVYETMRLAMDKKVRDEITRKGVARSQIIILEALLKLRQVCCDLRLVNDATLPAKGSSSGKLDSLMEMLEELFAEGRRILLFSQFTSMLSLIEAELKKRGVAYALLTGQTRDRRTPVKDFQSGKLQIFLISLKAGGVGLNLTEADTVIHYDPWWNPATENQATDRAYRIGQEKPVFVYKMIARGTVEEKIQHLQKEKSDLAAGVLDGRTTGDWKLGNEDIEALFAPLPHKQEKR; encoded by the coding sequence ATGCCCCTGACGTCGTCGTTGACCAAACCCCTGGCCCCTTCGTGGGCCAATCGCTTTAAAGAGCAAAGCCTTGAGCGCGGCCGGCGCTACGCCCTGGAAAACCGCGTGCGCATCGTCGAGTCCGGCGACAGCACCATCATTGCCAGCTGTGAAGGCTCGGGCGGCAATGTCTACCGCCAGACCATCTCCCTGCGCGAATCCGCCAAGGGCACGCTGATCCTCGTGGACAGCCGCTGCACCTGCCCCGTGCACACCAACTGCAAACACATCGCCGCGGTGCTGCTCAAGGTCCAGGAAACCCTGGCCTACCCGGCGGCGGCGCAGGATGCCGAGCTGCTGGAGAAGCTCCAGGCGGTGCTGGATAACCGCGTGGTGCTGCCGCAAGTGGTGATGGAGGACGTACAGCCGGTGCCACGCTTGTGGCTGGCCAGTATCGAGTTCAGCGCCTTCGAACCGCGCAACGGCAAGATGCAGCGTTACATCCAGCATCGCGCGGCGTTGTCCTTCAACTATCTGGGCAACTACGTCAGCGGCCAGAAAAACGCCGACATCATCGTGCGCCAGGAACAGCAGAGCCTGCGGATCAAGCGTCACCCCGAGGTGGAGCAACAGTTTCGCGAACAGCTGCGCCTGCTGGGCTTCAAGATCGCCACGCGCCAGAGCAAGGCCCTGCCGGAAAGTGCCGGCGAACTGTTCGAAATGGTCAATGACAGCGCCTGGCTGAACTTCACCCTGAACGCGTCACCGACCCTGCGTGCCCAGGGCTGGGAATTGCAGATCGATGAGGATTTCGGTTTCGACCTGAGCGCCGTCGACGACTGGTACGCCAGCGTCGACGAAACGCCGGAGCGCGACTGGTTCGACCTGGAGCTGGGGATCATCGTCAACGGCGAACGCCTGAGTTTGCTGCCGATCCTGCTGAACCTGATGCGCTCCCACACCGAGATCCTCAACCCGGAAAAACTCGCCCGGCGCCGTGATGACGAACTGATCCTGGTGAACATCCCCGGCCTGCCCAACGGCCACGGCCCGCTGCAAGTGGCGCTGCCTTACGGCCGACTGAAACCGGTGTTGGCAACCCTTGGCGAGTTCTACCTGCAAGAGCCCGGCACCACCGCGCTGCGCCTGGCCAAGGCAGACGCCATTCGCCTGAACCCGCTGGAAGACCTGCCGCTGCAATGGGAGGGCGGCGAAAAGATCCGCAACTTCGCCCAGCGCCTGCGGGACATCAAGGATTTCAGCTGCGAAGCGCCCGAAGGGCTGAATGCGACGTTGCGCCCTTACCAGCTGGAAGGCTTGAGCTGGATGCAGTCCCTGCGCCAGCTCGACGTCGGCGGGATTCTTGCGGATGACATGGGCCTGGGCAAAACCCTGCAAACCCTGGCGCATATTCTCAGCGAGAAAATCGCCGGGCGCCTGGACCGGCCGTGCATGGTGGTGATGCCCACCAGCCTGATCCCGAACTGGCTCGACGAAGCCGCGCACTTCACGCCGCAGCTCAAAGTATTGGCGCTGTATGGCGCGGGGCGTAAGAAACATTTCCCGCAGTTGCAGGACTACGACCTGCTGCTGACCACCTACGCCCTGCTGCCCAAGGACATCGAGCAACTGGCCGCCCTGCCCTTGCACGTGCTGATCCTGGACGAAGCGCAGTACATCAAGAACCCCAACAGCAAGGCGGCCCAGGCGGCCCGTGAACTGAATGCCCGCCAGCGCCTGTGCCTTTCAGGTACGCCGCTGGAAAACCACCTGGGCGAGCTGTGGTCGCTGTTCCACTTCCTGCTGCCGGGTTGGCTGGGGGATGTAAAAAGCTTTAATCGCGATTACCGCGTTCCGATTGAAAAGCGCGGCAGCGACGTGCGATTGCAGCACCTCAATGGTCGGATCAAACCGTTCCTGCTGCGCCGTACCAAGGAGCAGGTGGCGACCGAGCTGCCGCCCAAGACCGAGATCATCCACTGGGTCGACCTCAACGAAGCCCAGCGCGACGTATACGAAACCATGCGTTTGGCGATGGACAAGAAAGTCCGCGACGAGATCACCCGCAAAGGCGTGGCCCGCAGCCAGATCATCATCCTGGAAGCGCTGCTCAAGTTGCGGCAGGTGTGCTGTGATCTACGCCTGGTCAATGATGCAACCCTGCCGGCAAAGGGCAGCAGCTCGGGCAAGCTCGACAGCTTGATGGAGATGCTCGAAGAGTTGTTTGCCGAAGGGCGCAGGATCCTGCTGTTTTCCCAGTTCACCTCGATGCTGAGCCTGATCGAAGCCGAACTGAAGAAGCGTGGCGTGGCCTACGCGCTGCTGACCGGGCAAACCCGGGATCGGCGCACGCCGGTGAAAGACTTCCAGAGCGGCAAGCTGCAGATCTTTCTGATCAGCCTGAAAGCAGGCGGCGTGGGGCTTAACCTGACTGAAGCGGACACGGTGATTCACTATGACCCGTGGTGGAACCCGGCGACGGAAAACCAGGCGACCGACCGTGCGTATCGCATTGGCCAGGAGAAGCCGGTGTTCGTCTACAAGATGATTGCCCGGGGCACGGTGGAAGAGAAAATCCAGCATTTGCAGAAGGAAAAGTCTGATCTGGCGGCGGGCGTTCTGGATGGGCGGACGACGGGTGATTGGAAGCTGGGGAATGAGGACATCGAGGCGTTGTTTGCGCCGTTGCCTCACAAGCAAGAGAAGCGCTGA
- a CDS encoding MFS transporter, whose amino-acid sequence MSTTTGKGKAIFRVVSGNFLEMFDFMVYGFYATAIAKTFFPTDSAFASLMLSLATFGAGFLMRPLGAIFLGAYIDRHGRKKGLVITLALMAAGTILIACVPGYATLGVAAPLLVLFGRLLQGFSAGVELGGVSVYLAEIATPGRKGFFVSWQSASQQAAVVFAGLLGVGLNHWLSPEEMGDWGWRVPFLIGCLIVPVIFVIRRSLEETPEFQARKHRPTLQEIVRSIGQNFGIVIAGMALVVMTTVSFYLITAYTPTFGKAELHLSDFDALLVTVCVGISNFIWLPVMGAVSDKIGRKPLLLGATILAILTAYPALSWLVANPSFSHLLIVLLWLSFLYGSYNGAMVVALTEIMPVEVRTTGFSLAYSLATATFGGFTPAACTYLIHVLDNKAAPGIWLSGAAVLGLIATLILFKGNRHELRTAQASIVGGAR is encoded by the coding sequence ATGTCCACTACAACGGGCAAGGGCAAGGCGATCTTTCGCGTTGTCAGCGGTAACTTCCTCGAGATGTTCGACTTCATGGTCTATGGCTTCTACGCCACGGCCATTGCCAAGACCTTTTTCCCCACCGACAGCGCTTTTGCCTCCCTGATGCTGTCCCTGGCGACCTTTGGCGCCGGGTTCCTGATGCGTCCTTTGGGCGCGATTTTCCTCGGTGCCTACATCGACCGTCACGGCCGTAAAAAGGGCCTGGTGATCACCCTGGCGCTGATGGCTGCCGGCACCATCCTGATTGCCTGCGTTCCCGGGTATGCCACCTTGGGCGTCGCGGCACCGTTGCTGGTGCTGTTTGGCCGCTTGCTGCAAGGCTTCTCTGCCGGCGTGGAACTGGGCGGTGTGTCGGTGTATCTGGCGGAAATCGCCACCCCGGGCCGCAAAGGCTTCTTCGTCAGCTGGCAGTCCGCCAGCCAGCAAGCTGCGGTGGTATTCGCAGGATTGCTGGGTGTGGGCCTGAACCACTGGCTCAGCCCGGAAGAAATGGGTGACTGGGGCTGGCGCGTGCCGTTCCTGATCGGCTGCCTGATCGTGCCGGTGATCTTCGTGATTCGTCGCTCCCTGGAAGAAACCCCTGAATTCCAGGCGCGCAAACATCGCCCTACCCTGCAGGAAATCGTGCGCTCCATCGGTCAGAACTTCGGCATCGTCATCGCCGGCATGGCGCTGGTGGTGATGACCACTGTGTCGTTCTACCTGATCACCGCCTACACCCCGACTTTCGGCAAGGCCGAACTGCACCTGTCGGACTTCGACGCGTTGCTGGTAACCGTATGCGTGGGCATCTCCAACTTCATCTGGCTGCCGGTGATGGGCGCGGTGTCCGACAAGATCGGCCGTAAACCCCTGCTGCTGGGAGCGACGATTCTGGCAATCCTCACGGCTTATCCGGCGCTGTCCTGGCTGGTGGCCAACCCGAGCTTCAGCCATCTGCTGATCGTGTTGCTCTGGCTGTCGTTCCTGTACGGCTCGTACAACGGTGCGATGGTGGTAGCGCTGACCGAAATCATGCCGGTAGAAGTGCGTACCACCGGTTTCTCCCTGGCCTACAGCCTGGCGACGGCGACCTTTGGTGGCTTCACGCCCGCGGCCTGTACCTACCTGATCCACGTGCTGGACAACAAGGCGGCGCCGGGGATCTGGCTTAGCGGTGCAGCAGTGCTGGGCTTGATCGCCACACTGATCCTGTTCAAGGGCAACCGTCATGAACTGCGTACCGCGCAGGCTTCGATAGTCGGCGGCGCCCGGTAG
- the mfd gene encoding transcription-repair coupling factor has translation MPVLRLPLLPAAAGKQHWGNLPGAALSLAIAEAASAAKRFTLLLTADSQSAERLEQELSFFAPDLPVLHFPDWETLPYDLFSPHQDIISQRIASLYRLPELAHGVLVVPITTALHRLAPTKFLLGSSLVLDIGQKLDVEQMRTRLEASGYRCVDTVYEHGEFAVRGALIDLFPMGSKLPYRIDLFDDEIETLRTFDPENQRSIDKVESVKLLPAREFPLQKDAVTRFKARFRERFDVDFRRCPIFQDLSSGITPAGIEYYLPLFFDETSTLFDYLPQDTQVFSLPGTEQAAENFWNDVRNRYEERRVDPSRPLLPPAELFLPVEDCFARLKNWPRVVASQQDVDAGAGRERFPAQPLPNLAIEAKANQPLEALSNFLGDFPGRVLFTAESAGRREVLLELLERLKLRPKTVDSWPDFVASKDRLAITIAPLDEGLLLDDPALALIAESPLFGQRVMQRRRREKRADANNDAVIKNLTELREGAPVVHIDHGVGRYLGLQTLEIDNQVAEFLTMEYAEGAKLYVPVANLHLIARYTGSDDALAPLHRLGSETWQKAKRKAAEQVRDVAAELLDIYARRAAREGYAFADPKADYATFSAGFAFEETPDQQTTIDAVRADMLAPKPMDRLVCGDVGFGKTEVAMRAAFIAVHGGRQVAILVPTTLLAQQHYNSFRDRFADWPVTVEVMSRFKSAKEVNAAIADLAEGKIDIVIGTHKLLSDDVKIKNLGLVIIDEEHRFGVRQKEQLKALRSEVDILTLTATPIPRTLNMAVSGMRDLSIIATPPARRLSVRTFVMEQNKSTVKEALLRELLRGGQVYYLHNDVKTIEKCAAELAELVPEARIAIGHGQMRERELEQVMSDFYHKRFNVLIASTIIETGIDVPSANTIIIERADKFGLAQLHQLRGRVGRSHHQAYAYLLTPPRQQITSDAEKRLEAIANTQDLGAGFVLATNDLEIRGAGELLGDGQSGQIQAVGFTLYMEMLERAVKAIRKGEQPNLDQPLGGGPEINLRLPALIPEDYLPDVHARLILYKRIASATDEDGLKDLQVEMIDRFGLLPEPTKNLVRLTLLKLQAEQLGIKKVDAGPQGGRIEFEAQTPVDPLVLIKLIQGQPNRYKFEGATLFKFMVPMERAEERFNTLEALFERLIPKSA, from the coding sequence GTGCCCGTTCTGCGTCTACCGCTTCTCCCTGCTGCGGCAGGTAAACAGCACTGGGGCAATCTGCCCGGTGCCGCCCTGAGCCTGGCCATCGCCGAGGCTGCCAGCGCTGCCAAGCGCTTTACCCTGCTGCTCACCGCCGACAGCCAAAGTGCCGAGCGGCTGGAACAGGAGCTGAGTTTCTTCGCCCCCGATTTGCCGGTGCTGCATTTCCCGGACTGGGAAACTCTGCCCTACGATCTGTTCTCGCCGCACCAGGACATCATTTCCCAGCGCATCGCCAGCCTGTACCGCTTGCCGGAACTGGCCCACGGCGTGCTGGTGGTGCCGATCACCACGGCCTTGCACCGCCTGGCACCGACCAAGTTCCTGCTGGGCAGCAGCCTGGTGCTGGATATCGGCCAGAAGCTCGATGTGGAGCAAATGCGCACCCGGCTTGAAGCCAGCGGCTATCGCTGCGTCGACACGGTGTACGAGCACGGCGAGTTCGCGGTACGTGGCGCGTTGATCGACCTGTTCCCGATGGGCAGCAAACTGCCGTACCGGATCGACCTGTTCGACGATGAAATCGAAACCCTGCGCACCTTCGACCCTGAGAATCAGCGCTCCATCGACAAGGTGGAATCGGTCAAGCTGCTGCCGGCCCGGGAATTCCCACTGCAAAAAGATGCGGTCACGCGCTTCAAGGCACGTTTCCGCGAACGCTTTGATGTGGACTTCCGCCGCTGCCCGATCTTCCAGGACTTGAGCAGCGGGATTACTCCCGCCGGTATCGAGTACTACCTGCCGTTGTTCTTCGACGAAACCTCCACCCTCTTCGATTACCTGCCCCAGGACACCCAAGTGTTCTCGCTGCCGGGCACTGAACAAGCGGCAGAGAATTTCTGGAATGACGTGCGCAACCGTTATGAAGAACGCCGCGTCGACCCGTCCCGTCCTTTATTGCCACCGGCCGAACTGTTCCTGCCGGTGGAAGACTGCTTCGCCCGTCTGAAAAACTGGCCGCGCGTAGTCGCCAGCCAACAGGACGTGGATGCAGGCGCCGGCCGCGAGCGCTTCCCGGCGCAACCGCTGCCGAACCTGGCGATTGAAGCCAAGGCCAACCAGCCGCTGGAAGCGCTGTCGAATTTCCTCGGTGACTTCCCTGGCCGTGTGCTGTTTACCGCCGAATCCGCCGGGCGCCGCGAGGTGCTGCTGGAGTTGCTGGAACGTCTGAAGCTGCGACCGAAAACCGTCGACAGCTGGCCGGACTTTGTCGCGAGCAAGGATCGCCTGGCAATCACCATCGCGCCGCTGGACGAAGGCCTGCTGCTGGACGACCCGGCCCTGGCATTGATTGCCGAAAGCCCGCTGTTCGGTCAGCGCGTGATGCAGCGTCGCCGCCGCGAAAAACGCGCCGATGCCAACAACGACGCGGTAATCAAGAACCTCACCGAGCTGCGCGAAGGCGCGCCGGTGGTGCATATCGACCACGGCGTGGGCCGTTACCTGGGCCTGCAGACCCTGGAGATCGACAACCAGGTCGCTGAATTCCTCACCATGGAATACGCCGAGGGCGCCAAGCTCTACGTGCCCGTGGCCAACCTGCACCTGATCGCCCGCTACACCGGCAGCGACGACGCCCTCGCGCCGTTGCACCGCCTGGGCTCCGAGACCTGGCAGAAAGCCAAGCGCAAGGCCGCCGAGCAAGTGCGCGACGTGGCCGCCGAATTGCTCGACATTTATGCCCGCCGCGCCGCCCGCGAAGGTTATGCGTTTGCCGACCCAAAGGCCGACTACGCGACCTTCAGCGCCGGCTTTGCCTTCGAAGAAACCCCGGACCAGCAAACCACCATCGACGCCGTGCGCGCCGACATGCTGGCGCCCAAGCCAATGGACCGCCTGGTGTGCGGCGACGTGGGCTTCGGCAAGACCGAAGTCGCCATGCGCGCAGCCTTTATTGCGGTGCACGGCGGCCGTCAGGTGGCAATCCTCGTACCGACCACTTTGCTCGCCCAACAGCACTACAACAGCTTCCGCGACCGATTTGCCGACTGGCCGGTGACCGTGGAAGTGATGAGCCGCTTCAAGTCGGCCAAGGAAGTGAACGCGGCGATTGCCGACCTGGCAGAAGGCAAGATCGACATCGTGATCGGCACTCACAAGCTGCTGTCGGACGATGTGAAGATCAAGAACCTTGGCCTGGTGATCATCGACGAAGAACACCGCTTCGGTGTCCGTCAGAAGGAACAACTCAAGGCCCTGCGCAGTGAAGTCGACATCCTGACCCTCACCGCCACGCCGATTCCGCGCACGCTGAACATGGCGGTGTCGGGCATGCGCGACCTGTCGATCATCGCCACGCCACCGGCGCGCCGGTTGTCGGTGCGCACCTTCGTGATGGAGCAGAACAAAAGCACGGTCAAGGAAGCCCTGCTGCGTGAGTTGCTGCGCGGCGGCCAGGTTTACTACCTGCACAACGACGTAAAAACCATCGAGAAATGCGCCGCCGAGCTGGCCGAACTGGTGCCGGAAGCCCGGATCGCCATCGGCCACGGGCAGATGCGCGAGCGCGAACTTGAACAGGTGATGAGCGACTTCTACCACAAGCGCTTCAACGTGCTGATCGCCTCGACCATCATCGAGACCGGCATCGACGTGCCAAGCGCCAACACCATCATCATCGAGCGGGCCGACAAGTTCGGCCTGGCGCAGTTGCACCAGTTGCGCGGCCGGGTCGGGCGCAGTCACCACCAGGCGTACGCCTATTTGCTGACGCCGCCGCGCCAGCAGATCACGTCCGACGCCGAGAAGCGCCTGGAAGCGATCGCCAATACTCAGGACCTCGGTGCCGGCTTTGTGCTGGCCACCAACGACCTGGAAATCCGTGGCGCCGGCGAACTGCTGGGCGATGGCCAAAGCGGGCAGATCCAGGCCGTGGGGTTCACCCTGTATATGGAGATGCTCGAGCGCGCAGTGAAAGCCATCCGCAAGGGCGAACAACCGAACCTCGACCAACCGCTGGGTGGCGGCCCGGAAATCAACCTGCGTTTGCCCGCGCTGATTCCCGAAGACTACCTGCCGGACGTGCACGCGCGGCTGATCCTGTACAAACGCATCGCCTCGGCCACTGACGAAGACGGCCTCAAGGACCTGCAAGTGGAGATGATCGACCGCTTCGGCCTGTTGCCGGAACCGACCAAAAACCTGGTGCGCCTGACCCTGCTCAAATTGCAGGCCGAGCAACTGGGTATCAAGAAGGTCGACGCCGGGCCGCAAGGCGGGCGTATCGAGTTTGAAGCGCAAACGCCGGTGGACCCGCTGGTGCTGATCAAGCTGATTCAGGGCCAGCCCAATCGCTACAAGTTCGAAGGGGCTACGCTGTTCAAATTCATGGTGCCGATGGAACGCGCCGAAGAACGCTTTAATACACTGGAGGCGCTGTTTGAGCGCCTCATCCCGAAATCTGCTTGA
- a CDS encoding chalcone isomerase family protein, protein MRHVVICLLLMFSVPVLANEADRLKQAGFPAQSHQLRLKNQAVLTYLWADVYAAALFAQADLNAKQALDQQKDLRLELYYFRDIDRNDVIKAATATLERQQTPAALARLKPELDQLHKSFRDIRSGDRYALDFRPQRGLSLEINGTVVFSSRNDELAKAYLGIWLAPKGLSDSLRNTLLN, encoded by the coding sequence ATGCGGCATGTCGTTATCTGTTTATTGCTGATGTTTTCGGTGCCGGTGCTGGCGAATGAGGCGGATCGGCTCAAACAAGCCGGTTTTCCCGCGCAATCTCATCAGTTGCGACTGAAAAACCAGGCTGTCCTGACCTACCTGTGGGCAGACGTCTATGCGGCGGCGCTGTTCGCCCAGGCAGACCTGAACGCGAAACAGGCCCTGGATCAGCAGAAAGACCTGCGCCTGGAGCTGTATTACTTTCGCGACATCGACCGCAACGACGTGATCAAGGCCGCCACCGCCACCCTTGAACGCCAGCAAACACCCGCAGCCCTCGCCCGCCTGAAGCCTGAACTGGATCAACTGCACAAAAGTTTTCGCGATATCCGCAGTGGTGACCGTTATGCGCTGGATTTTCGGCCTCAGCGCGGCCTGAGCCTGGAAATCAACGGCACAGTGGTGTTCAGCAGTCGCAATGACGAGTTGGCCAAGGCGTATCTCGGCATCTGGCTGGCACCGAAAGGCCTGTCCGACAGCCTGCGCAATACCCTCCTGAATTAA
- a CDS encoding CsiV family protein, translating to MRLFRILSLLLVVVAPSAFADSPYLVEMILVRQNAEPVINSRAAPENWDAGAPRLPADKMSPPRLGNIVDKLSADSNYTVLLHRAWDQNLGDQPVKLAISDGQEQFGQFPIEGTLSLQLGRFTDIDADFWINQFDANGSVIASEHLSQQDVRTKNNQLNYLDGGHLALLIKITSLTAKPPSAPPPDVQD from the coding sequence ATGCGCCTGTTCCGCATTTTGAGCTTGTTGTTGGTGGTCGTTGCTCCTTCGGCGTTTGCCGACAGCCCGTACCTGGTGGAGATGATCCTGGTGCGCCAGAACGCCGAGCCGGTGATCAATAGCCGCGCGGCGCCGGAAAACTGGGACGCCGGCGCGCCACGCCTGCCGGCCGACAAAATGAGCCCGCCGCGGCTGGGCAACATCGTCGACAAACTCAGCGCCGACAGTAATTACACTGTGCTACTGCACCGCGCCTGGGACCAGAACCTCGGTGACCAACCCGTGAAACTGGCCATCAGCGACGGTCAGGAACAGTTCGGCCAGTTTCCCATCGAGGGCACACTGAGCCTGCAATTGGGGCGCTTTACCGATATCGACGCAGATTTCTGGATCAACCAGTTCGACGCCAACGGCAGCGTCATCGCCAGCGAGCACCTCAGCCAGCAAGACGTGCGCACCAAGAATAACCAGCTCAACTACCTGGACGGCGGCCACCTCGCCCTGCTGATCAAGATCACTTCGCTGACCGCCAAGCCGCCCAGCGCTCCACCGCCCGACGTCCAGGACTGA
- a CDS encoding glyceraldehyde-3-phosphate dehydrogenase codes for MWKVPVTQKPDQCLGEWIDREALAEAMIPLIGQLYRNNNVVSSIYGRSLINQSVIAILKAHRFARHRSADDSELSVHETFPLLKAMSELKLGAASVDLGKLAYKFRKEGAGRTAEQFVREEMADVVGQQNAAARKGTDVVLYGFGRIGRLLARILIEKTGGGDGLRLRAIVVRKGAENDLTKRASLLRRDSVHGPFNGTIVIDEENNTITANGNLIQVIYAKNPAEVDYTQYGIKDALLVDNTGVWRDAEGLGQHLACPGIDRVVLTAPGKGKLKNIVHGINHGEITADDKIVSAASCTTNAIVPVLKAVNDKFGIVNGHVETVHSYTNDQNLIDNFHKGDRRGRSAALNMVITETGAATAAAKALPELAGKLTGNAIRVPTPNVSMAILNLNLEKAATREEMNEYLRYMALHSDLHKQIDFVNSQEVVSTDFVGSRHAGVVDAEATITQDNRVVLYVWYDNEFGYSCQVVRVMEDMAGVNPPAFPR; via the coding sequence ATGTGGAAGGTTCCCGTGACTCAGAAGCCCGACCAGTGTCTTGGTGAATGGATCGACCGTGAAGCACTCGCTGAAGCGATGATTCCGCTTATCGGTCAGCTCTACCGCAATAACAACGTGGTGAGCTCGATCTATGGCCGCAGCCTGATCAACCAATCAGTCATCGCGATTCTCAAGGCTCATCGCTTTGCTCGCCATCGTTCCGCCGACGACAGCGAACTCTCCGTCCACGAAACATTCCCTCTGCTTAAAGCCATGAGCGAGCTCAAGCTCGGCGCGGCCTCGGTAGACCTGGGCAAGCTGGCCTACAAATTCCGCAAGGAGGGCGCTGGCCGTACCGCCGAGCAGTTCGTGCGTGAAGAAATGGCCGATGTGGTTGGCCAGCAAAACGCCGCAGCCCGCAAAGGCACCGACGTTGTGCTTTACGGCTTCGGTCGTATCGGCCGCCTGCTGGCGCGCATCCTGATCGAAAAAACCGGTGGTGGCGACGGCCTGCGCCTGCGTGCCATCGTGGTGCGTAAAGGCGCCGAGAACGACCTGACCAAACGCGCCAGCCTGCTGCGTCGCGACTCGGTACACGGTCCGTTCAACGGCACCATCGTCATCGACGAAGAAAACAACACCATCACCGCCAACGGTAACCTGATCCAGGTGATCTACGCGAAGAACCCGGCTGAAGTGGACTACACCCAGTACGGCATCAAGGACGCACTGCTGGTGGACAATACCGGTGTGTGGCGTGACGCCGAGGGCCTGGGCCAGCACCTGGCTTGCCCGGGTATCGACCGCGTTGTGCTGACTGCGCCTGGCAAGGGCAAGCTGAAGAACATCGTGCACGGCATCAACCACGGTGAAATCACCGCTGACGACAAGATCGTGTCTGCCGCTTCCTGCACCACCAACGCCATCGTGCCGGTGCTGAAAGCTGTAAATGACAAGTTCGGCATCGTTAACGGTCACGTTGAAACGGTTCACTCGTACACCAACGACCAGAACCTGATCGACAACTTCCACAAAGGCGATCGCCGTGGCCGTAGCGCCGCGCTGAACATGGTCATCACCGAGACCGGTGCTGCCACCGCTGCTGCCAAGGCCCTGCCTGAGCTGGCCGGCAAGCTGACCGGTAACGCGATCCGTGTTCCGACGCCGAACGTGTCGATGGCCATTCTCAACCTGAACCTTGAGAAAGCCGCCACCCGTGAAGAGATGAACGAGTACCTGCGCTACATGGCGCTGCACTCCGATCTGCACAAGCAAATCGACTTCGTCAATTCCCAGGAAGTGGTGTCCACCGACTTCGTTGGCTCGCGCCACGCCGGTGTGGTGGACGCTGAAGCGACCATCACCCAGGATAACCGCGTTGTTCTGTACGTCTGGTACGACAACGAATTCGGTTACAGCTGCCAGGTGGTTCGTGTGATGGAAGACATGGCCGGGGTTAACCCGCCAGCATTCCCGCGCTAA